A region from the Polyangiaceae bacterium genome encodes:
- a CDS encoding RNA polymerase sigma factor, whose amino-acid sequence MKPGKLIPLRRVEGAPAEMSDEALLAAGSVGDPAALGALFDRHHKSVYRYLSRLTRMRSHELDDLVQITFQQVIQSAGSYRRGGTVRTWILGIATNVSRHHVRSEVRRRAAMRAVVDSPVRSPATPLEELDRRRSLERLADALVALPVEQREAFLLCDVEQSRGVEAAQALGVPEGTLYRRLHEARKALRRAIGGDDG is encoded by the coding sequence GTGAAGCCCGGCAAGCTCATCCCGCTCCGCCGCGTGGAGGGCGCCCCCGCCGAGATGTCGGACGAGGCGCTGCTGGCGGCTGGTTCCGTGGGAGATCCGGCCGCGCTGGGTGCGCTCTTCGATCGACATCACAAGAGCGTGTATCGCTACCTCTCGCGACTCACCCGTATGCGCAGTCACGAGCTCGACGACTTGGTGCAGATCACGTTTCAGCAGGTGATCCAGAGTGCTGGGAGCTATCGCCGGGGCGGCACGGTCCGCACTTGGATCCTCGGCATTGCCACCAATGTCTCTCGCCACCACGTGAGGAGCGAGGTGCGGCGCCGAGCAGCGATGCGCGCCGTGGTCGATTCCCCAGTGCGGTCTCCGGCCACGCCGCTGGAAGAGCTCGATCGCCGCCGCAGCCTGGAACGCTTGGCCGATGCCCTGGTCGCGCTGCCGGTGGAGCAGCGCGAGGCCTTCCTGCTGTGCGACGTCGAGCAATCCCGGGGGGTAGAGGCCGCGCAGGCCCTCGGCGTTCCGGAAGGAACGCTCTACCGCCGCCTGCACGAGGCTCGCAAAGCGCTGCGTCGTGCCATCGGAGGCGACGATGGCTGA
- a CDS encoding TonB family protein: MLKLPKLRVAACVLTWAGLASAQTVERPRPTAPTHVDYPDAGQGDATVELELTLDDRGTVTAVKVVSGAEPFASTARAAARTWRFSPAKKDGQAVSAIIPFQVRFKAPVVVQTPEEEPPAVVAPRAPTPEAKPLEVVVRGKRLAPEVKSFSRAEVRQLPGTFGDPFRAIEALPGVTPIASGVPFFYVRGAPPGNVGYYLDGVRVPYLYHIGLGPSVVQPGMVERVDLYPGGYPARFGRFAGGIVSGETTAPRSDLHGEGNLRVFDVGGFVEGGFANGRGTVLLGGRYSYTAAILSLIAGDVALDYRDYQARLSYDLTPRDHVSVFSFGSYDLLGERKNEVLDVLFGSEFYRADLRYDHDFGTDSTVRYAVTLGFDQTRIAQQRNGLDRMVASRVEVRHRVDEDLTVRGGADVTLDVFGSTELAYDDPVDPEVKRRNDLFPERRDLALGGWLDAIVQVTPDIEVTPGLRLDLYSSGGAARVGVDPRIAARFRVTDDFRIVHAYGIAHQPPSFIIPVPGLVPGTLDQGLQTSFQTSAGVEVDLPEETMLSATAFHNAFFDMTDTLSGSSGEIDLTEKDRSMGSATGLELMIRRSLTKKLGGFLSYTLSRSIRSSGREQFPSAFDRTHVANAAVAYDLGKRWRAGTRLVFYTGTPKTSPQNGLIVAPRPRHPERSPAFYRLDLRLEKRWRLGERAWISGVLEVLNATLHKETFASYSGGADQEIGPVTIPSLGVEAGF; this comes from the coding sequence TTGTTGAAGCTCCCCAAGCTCCGCGTTGCCGCCTGTGTGCTGACGTGGGCGGGGCTCGCCTCCGCACAGACGGTCGAGCGGCCACGCCCGACGGCGCCGACGCACGTCGATTACCCGGATGCCGGCCAGGGCGACGCAACCGTGGAGCTCGAGCTCACGTTGGACGATCGCGGCACCGTGACCGCGGTCAAGGTCGTGAGCGGCGCCGAACCGTTCGCGTCCACCGCACGGGCAGCCGCCAGAACCTGGCGTTTCTCGCCCGCCAAGAAAGATGGCCAAGCCGTCTCGGCCATCATCCCCTTCCAGGTGCGGTTCAAGGCCCCGGTAGTAGTGCAGACGCCGGAGGAAGAGCCGCCCGCGGTCGTCGCCCCACGGGCGCCCACTCCCGAAGCGAAGCCCCTCGAAGTCGTGGTGCGCGGCAAGCGCCTCGCGCCAGAGGTGAAGTCCTTCTCCCGCGCAGAAGTGCGTCAGCTGCCCGGTACCTTCGGCGATCCATTTCGTGCGATAGAGGCGCTGCCGGGAGTGACCCCCATCGCCTCCGGCGTGCCGTTCTTCTACGTTCGCGGCGCGCCGCCGGGCAACGTGGGCTACTACCTGGACGGCGTCCGAGTTCCCTACCTCTATCACATTGGCCTTGGGCCCTCGGTAGTGCAGCCCGGCATGGTGGAACGGGTCGACCTCTACCCCGGTGGCTATCCCGCGCGCTTCGGGCGCTTCGCGGGCGGCATCGTGAGCGGGGAGACGACGGCGCCGCGCAGCGACCTGCACGGCGAGGGGAACCTGCGCGTGTTCGACGTCGGCGGCTTCGTGGAGGGCGGGTTTGCAAACGGTCGCGGAACCGTGCTGCTCGGCGGACGCTACTCCTACACCGCGGCGATTCTCTCCTTGATCGCGGGAGACGTGGCCCTCGACTACCGCGACTACCAGGCCCGGTTGAGCTACGACCTGACGCCGCGCGATCACGTGAGCGTGTTCAGCTTCGGCTCTTACGACCTCCTGGGCGAGCGCAAGAACGAAGTGCTCGATGTCCTCTTCGGTTCGGAGTTCTACCGAGCAGACTTGCGCTACGATCACGACTTCGGCACCGACAGCACGGTGCGCTACGCGGTCACCCTGGGCTTCGATCAAACGCGCATCGCCCAGCAGCGCAACGGCCTCGACAGGATGGTCGCCTCACGCGTGGAGGTGCGCCATCGGGTGGACGAAGATCTCACCGTGCGCGGCGGCGCCGACGTCACTCTGGACGTGTTCGGCAGCACCGAGCTCGCCTACGACGACCCGGTGGATCCGGAGGTGAAGCGCCGCAACGACTTGTTTCCGGAGCGACGCGACCTGGCCTTGGGCGGCTGGCTCGACGCCATCGTGCAAGTCACGCCGGACATCGAGGTGACGCCAGGCCTGCGGCTCGACCTCTACTCTTCCGGAGGCGCCGCTCGCGTCGGCGTGGATCCGCGTATTGCGGCGCGCTTTCGTGTCACGGACGACTTCCGCATCGTTCACGCCTACGGCATTGCCCATCAGCCGCCGTCGTTCATCATTCCAGTGCCGGGGTTGGTTCCCGGCACGCTCGACCAAGGTCTGCAGACGAGCTTCCAGACCAGCGCCGGCGTCGAGGTGGACTTGCCCGAGGAGACCATGCTGAGCGCCACCGCGTTCCACAACGCGTTCTTCGACATGACCGACACCCTCAGCGGCTCTTCGGGGGAGATCGATCTCACGGAAAAGGACCGCAGCATGGGCTCGGCCACGGGGCTCGAGCTGATGATCCGCCGTTCGCTCACCAAGAAGCTCGGCGGCTTCCTGTCGTACACCCTCTCGCGGTCCATTCGAAGCTCCGGACGCGAGCAATTCCCCAGCGCGTTCGATCGAACCCACGTCGCCAACGCGGCCGTGGCGTACGACCTGGGCAAACGCTGGCGTGCAGGCACGCGGCTGGTGTTCTACACCGGCACGCCCAAGACATCGCCGCAAAATGGCCTGATCGTCGCGCCGCGGCCCCGACACCCGGAGCGGAGCCCTGCGTTCTATCGCCTGGACCTGCGCCTCGAGAAACGCTGGCGGCTGGGCGAGCGTGCGTGGATCAGCGGCGTGCTCGAAGTGCTGAACGCCACGCTGCACAAGGAGACGTTCGCTTCCTACAGCGGCGGTGCCGATCAGGAGATCGGTCCCGTCACGATCCCCAGCTTGGGCGTGGAGGCAGGGTTCTGA
- a CDS encoding alpha/beta fold hydrolase, translated as MKVQRFWPSSGGWQLDVRRHHTPARLDRSLKPVLLIPGYCMNTTPLGFHPEGMSMIELLAERGFEVWTANLRGQGDSRSVGGPRNVGFRELVLGDLASAIREVRERTAAAQDRVDVVGCSLGGTYVFAYLAHHVTDHGIGSFVGIGAPLRWEKPHALMKIAFRSPALASRLHVSGTRAFAKAFLPLLAERFPAALSMYMNTSIVDLSRADELVKTVEDPIPKLNGEIARWLRSGDLEVAGVNVTRGLERVDRPFLAIVANRDGIVPPESARTAADVVRRSDVLEVGDDETWFAHADLFISRYSQERVFEPLARWLRDRTDD; from the coding sequence ATGAAAGTCCAGCGCTTCTGGCCGAGCTCCGGAGGGTGGCAGCTGGACGTGCGGCGCCATCACACGCCTGCCCGCCTCGATCGATCGCTCAAGCCGGTGCTGCTCATCCCCGGCTACTGCATGAACACCACGCCGCTCGGGTTTCATCCCGAAGGCATGAGCATGATCGAGCTGCTCGCGGAACGCGGCTTCGAGGTGTGGACGGCGAACCTCCGTGGCCAGGGGGACTCCCGCTCCGTGGGCGGCCCGCGTAACGTGGGGTTTCGCGAGCTGGTGCTGGGCGACCTGGCCTCCGCCATTCGCGAGGTCCGCGAGCGCACCGCCGCAGCGCAGGATCGCGTGGACGTCGTCGGTTGCAGCTTGGGCGGCACCTACGTGTTCGCGTATCTCGCGCACCACGTCACGGATCACGGCATTGGCTCGTTCGTGGGCATCGGTGCTCCGCTGCGCTGGGAGAAGCCGCACGCCCTGATGAAGATCGCGTTTCGGTCGCCCGCCCTGGCGAGCCGACTGCACGTGAGCGGCACCCGAGCGTTTGCCAAGGCCTTCTTGCCGCTGCTCGCCGAGCGCTTTCCGGCCGCGCTGAGCATGTACATGAACACGTCGATCGTGGATCTGTCGCGCGCCGACGAGTTGGTGAAGACCGTCGAGGATCCCATCCCCAAGCTCAACGGCGAGATCGCGCGTTGGCTGAGGAGCGGCGACCTGGAAGTGGCCGGGGTGAACGTCACCCGCGGGCTCGAGCGCGTGGACCGGCCGTTCTTGGCCATCGTGGCCAACCGCGACGGTATCGTGCCGCCGGAATCGGCTCGCACCGCTGCCGACGTCGTGCGCCGGTCCGACGTGCTCGAAGTGGGAGACGACGAAACCTGGTTCGCCCACGCGGATTTGTTCATCAGCCGCTACTCCCAGGAGCGCGTGTTCGAGCCCCTCGCGCGCTGGCTGCGGGACCGCACCGACGACTGA
- a CDS encoding FecR domain-containing protein encodes MADRDLADLGRELPWDEPDAERVEQVRTALLTKAPKPQEPRPPRRRYHWLLLAAAVVCGIALFWPRTDAVPPRNVATLHPGAGARFTRVGTPGDDIVRLTDGELTVEVLHLELGERFRVITGDAEVEVRGTAFDVRVEHDALRSVRVLHGRVEVRHAGHPAVILAAGESWRSAAETPRTDVAPPAASVAPPTARPAAATPSAVSVARRYRGEPTIKGQEAAPAPVPAVEPTPQASSAQKGDEAAFREGYDALRTGDNGRAEQAFAKASRSGTLAEDATYWRAVSLMRGGHRDAATRAFQEFLVRFPESPRRGEASAMLGKLLLAAGDSDAARKHFQAATEDSRPDVRKAAEDALKKLP; translated from the coding sequence ATGGCTGATCGCGATCTCGCCGATTTGGGGCGTGAGCTCCCCTGGGACGAACCCGACGCCGAACGCGTGGAGCAAGTGCGCACCGCGCTGCTCACCAAGGCGCCCAAGCCGCAGGAGCCACGACCACCCCGCCGTCGGTACCATTGGCTGCTCTTGGCGGCGGCCGTCGTGTGCGGCATCGCGCTGTTCTGGCCGCGTACGGACGCCGTACCCCCGCGAAACGTCGCCACGCTGCACCCCGGCGCCGGCGCCCGCTTCACGCGCGTGGGCACGCCTGGGGACGACATCGTTCGGCTCACGGATGGAGAGCTGACGGTAGAGGTGCTGCACCTCGAGTTGGGTGAGCGTTTCCGCGTGATCACCGGAGACGCAGAGGTGGAAGTGCGCGGCACTGCGTTCGACGTGCGCGTCGAGCACGACGCATTGCGCTCCGTGCGCGTGCTCCATGGCCGCGTGGAAGTGCGGCACGCCGGTCACCCTGCCGTGATCTTGGCAGCCGGAGAATCTTGGCGATCCGCCGCGGAAACACCGCGAACGGATGTCGCGCCGCCCGCTGCCAGCGTCGCGCCCCCGACGGCGCGGCCCGCCGCAGCAACGCCGTCCGCAGTGTCCGTCGCGCGGCGTTACCGCGGCGAGCCAACAATCAAAGGCCAAGAGGCGGCACCGGCACCGGTACCCGCAGTGGAACCCACCCCGCAGGCCTCGAGTGCGCAGAAGGGCGACGAAGCAGCGTTCCGGGAGGGCTACGACGCGCTTCGCACGGGAGACAACGGACGGGCGGAGCAGGCCTTCGCGAAGGCGTCACGCTCGGGCACGTTGGCGGAAGACGCGACCTATTGGCGTGCGGTCAGCCTCATGCGCGGAGGACATCGAGACGCGGCAACACGAGCGTTTCAGGAGTTCTTGGTGCGGTTCCCCGAATCTCCGCGTCGCGGCGAAGCCTCCGCCATGCTGGGCAAGCTGCTGCTCGCAGCAGGGGACTCCGACGCCGCGCGCAAGCACTTCCAAGCCGCGACCGAAGACTCACGTCCGGACGTGCGGAAGGCCGCCGAAGACGCACTGAAGAAGCTGCCCTGA
- a CDS encoding efflux RND transporter permease subunit encodes MSFAAWLDRHRRSLVFLFLVLAGGGIGAYFMLPVGLFPRATFPRVVVSVDAGDRPADRMVVEVTRPLEEAIRSVQDVRDIRSTSSRGSCDIAVNFDWGTDMISRTLMVESAIARVLPSLPPGTSYEVRRMDPTVFPVIGLSLRSDKRSLVELRDRALYDLRPRLSTIRGVANIGVIGGRTEEIQVLVDPAKLDASGVTLEEVVRAVSAANVVEAIGRLEQNEKLYLLLSNTQFPDLSALGKVVVQKSESGVVLLDDVASIQDAEAPQWTRVVADGSDAVLLNVYQQMDGNTVQIQRDIDRALADYQSSAPDDLVISTWYDQSQLVTQAMGSLRDAALIGVALAIGVLWLFLRSFRVTVAATTCAPVVLAITLLVLYASGQRLDIMTLGGMAAAVGLILDDSIVMVEHAIRRLRETGKPTSVLAAAREMTASLTGSSLATIVVFIPLAFLGGVTGAFFKALALTMVSALVISYLFALFAVPALSRWLLGERDARREDVGRIFGPVLARYEGLLRALLLRPVWLLALVVPLVALAVFAYRQVGTGFMPAMDEGGFVIDYRAPSGTSLAETDRRLRQVEKLLSATPEVESYSRRTGLQLGGAITEANEGDYFVRLKPLPRRPIEEVMDDVRQRIEQQVPGLEVELPQLMEDLIGDLTAVPQPIEVKLFGADSDELGKQAENVAERIGKIDGVVDVKSGVVLAGDAVEVRVDRLKAEMLGLDPDEVTRLARVALDGTITTEVQRQEKMVGIRVWSQPAARDRIERIRQLPLLTAAGTRVRLGRVATLTTTTGQPQITRENLKTMVAVTARISGRDMGSVMRDVKRAVGAAELPGNVYVDYGGLYKIQQESFRGLVVVLLAAALLVFALLLYLYERFAAPLAILTVAALAASAVFPALWLTGIELNITSMVGLTMIVGISAEASIFYMSQLLESEQGESRFEALVEAGRLRFRPIAMTALAAILALLPLALGVGQGSAMLMPLAVAIIAGLVLTVPAVLLVLPVLFGLMSRARRG; translated from the coding sequence ATGAGCTTTGCCGCCTGGCTCGATCGGCACCGGCGCTCGCTGGTGTTCTTGTTCTTGGTGCTCGCCGGCGGAGGGATCGGCGCGTACTTCATGCTCCCGGTCGGGCTGTTCCCACGGGCCACGTTCCCTCGGGTGGTGGTTTCCGTCGACGCGGGGGATCGCCCTGCCGACCGTATGGTGGTGGAGGTCACGCGGCCGCTGGAGGAGGCCATCCGCTCCGTCCAGGACGTGCGTGACATTCGCTCCACTTCCAGTCGAGGGTCCTGCGACATCGCCGTCAATTTCGATTGGGGCACCGACATGATCTCCCGCACGCTGATGGTGGAGTCCGCCATCGCCCGCGTGCTCCCCTCGTTACCGCCCGGCACGTCATACGAGGTGCGGCGCATGGACCCCACCGTGTTTCCGGTCATCGGGCTCAGTCTTCGCTCCGACAAGCGCTCATTGGTCGAGCTGCGAGACCGCGCCCTCTACGACCTCAGGCCGCGACTTTCGACGATCCGCGGCGTGGCGAACATCGGCGTGATCGGCGGCCGCACGGAAGAGATCCAGGTGCTCGTCGATCCCGCCAAGCTCGACGCCTCCGGGGTCACTCTCGAGGAAGTCGTACGCGCGGTTTCTGCAGCGAACGTAGTGGAAGCGATTGGCCGCCTGGAGCAAAACGAGAAGCTCTACCTGCTGCTCTCCAACACGCAGTTTCCGGATCTTTCCGCGCTGGGCAAGGTCGTCGTACAGAAGAGCGAAAGCGGCGTGGTGTTGCTCGACGACGTGGCGAGCATCCAGGATGCCGAAGCCCCACAGTGGACCCGAGTGGTGGCCGACGGCAGCGATGCCGTGTTGCTCAACGTCTACCAACAGATGGACGGAAACACCGTCCAAATACAACGCGACATCGACCGCGCGCTGGCCGATTATCAAAGCAGCGCACCGGACGATCTGGTCATCAGCACCTGGTACGACCAGAGCCAGCTCGTGACCCAAGCCATGGGTTCGCTGCGCGACGCTGCGTTGATCGGCGTGGCACTGGCCATCGGTGTGCTGTGGCTGTTTCTGCGAAGCTTTCGCGTGACCGTCGCCGCGACCACCTGCGCTCCGGTGGTGTTGGCCATCACCCTGCTGGTGCTGTACGCCAGCGGACAGCGCCTCGACATCATGACCCTGGGCGGGATGGCCGCCGCGGTGGGTCTGATCCTGGACGACAGCATCGTGATGGTGGAGCACGCCATCCGGAGATTGCGCGAAACCGGCAAACCAACCTCCGTGCTCGCAGCGGCGCGAGAGATGACGGCATCCCTCACCGGCTCGTCGCTGGCGACCATCGTCGTGTTCATCCCCCTCGCGTTTCTGGGCGGCGTCACGGGCGCATTCTTCAAGGCGCTGGCGCTCACCATGGTGAGCGCTCTGGTCATCTCCTATCTGTTCGCGCTGTTCGCGGTGCCCGCGCTGTCCCGCTGGCTGTTGGGCGAGCGCGACGCACGGAGGGAAGACGTCGGAAGGATCTTCGGACCAGTCCTGGCGCGGTACGAGGGTCTCCTCCGGGCGTTGCTTCTGCGACCGGTGTGGCTGCTGGCCCTGGTGGTCCCGCTCGTTGCGTTGGCGGTCTTCGCATATCGCCAGGTAGGCACCGGGTTCATGCCAGCGATGGACGAGGGGGGCTTCGTCATCGACTATCGAGCACCCTCCGGCACCTCCCTCGCCGAGACCGATCGCCGCCTGCGGCAGGTGGAGAAGCTCCTCTCCGCAACGCCGGAGGTGGAGTCCTACTCGCGTCGTACCGGGCTGCAGCTGGGTGGTGCGATCACGGAAGCAAACGAGGGCGACTACTTCGTGCGCCTCAAACCATTGCCTCGCCGTCCCATCGAGGAGGTCATGGATGACGTACGCCAGCGCATCGAGCAGCAGGTTCCAGGACTGGAGGTCGAGCTACCTCAACTGATGGAGGACTTGATCGGAGATCTCACGGCCGTCCCCCAACCCATCGAGGTGAAGCTCTTCGGTGCGGACAGCGACGAGCTTGGCAAGCAAGCGGAGAACGTAGCGGAGCGCATCGGGAAGATCGACGGCGTGGTCGACGTGAAGAGCGGCGTGGTGCTCGCGGGAGACGCAGTGGAGGTTCGCGTCGATCGACTGAAGGCCGAGATGCTCGGCCTGGATCCTGACGAGGTCACCCGCTTGGCACGCGTCGCGCTCGATGGAACGATCACTACGGAAGTGCAGCGCCAGGAGAAGATGGTCGGCATCCGTGTCTGGAGCCAGCCCGCAGCGCGAGACCGGATCGAACGGATACGGCAGCTCCCACTGCTCACCGCCGCGGGCACCCGCGTGCGGCTCGGGCGCGTCGCCACGCTGACCACGACCACGGGGCAGCCACAGATCACGCGCGAGAACCTCAAGACGATGGTGGCGGTCACCGCACGCATCTCCGGTAGGGACATGGGCTCCGTGATGCGTGACGTGAAGCGTGCGGTCGGCGCGGCGGAACTGCCCGGCAACGTGTACGTCGACTACGGCGGTCTCTACAAGATTCAGCAGGAGTCCTTCCGCGGTCTTGTCGTGGTGCTGTTGGCGGCGGCGCTGCTCGTCTTCGCGCTGCTCTTGTATCTGTACGAGCGCTTCGCGGCTCCGCTAGCGATCCTGACCGTTGCGGCGCTGGCGGCGAGCGCAGTGTTTCCAGCGCTGTGGCTGACCGGTATCGAGCTCAACATCACCAGCATGGTGGGCCTCACCATGATCGTCGGCATCTCCGCGGAAGCGTCCATCTTCTACATGAGTCAGCTCTTGGAGTCCGAACAGGGCGAGAGCCGGTTCGAGGCGTTGGTCGAAGCAGGGCGCCTCCGGTTTCGTCCCATCGCCATGACCGCCCTGGCCGCCATCCTGGCCCTGTTGCCGCTGGCCCTCGGCGTGGGCCAGGGCTCCGCGATGCTCATGCCGTTGGCCGTCGCCATCATCGCCGGCCTGGTATTGACGGTTCCCGCCGTGCTCTTGGTGCTACCCGTGCTTTTCGGGCTCATGTCACGGGCTCGACGCGGCTGA